The following are encoded in a window of Paenibacillus polymyxa genomic DNA:
- the leuB gene encoding 3-isopropylmalate dehydrogenase — MADVKKIAVIAGDGIGPEVVAEAEKILKRTEEVFGLSFETEHALFGGIAIDKKGTPLPEETLAVCQSADAVLLGAVGGPQWDNNPKELRPETGLLGIRKELGLFSNLRPAVVFDCLKDASTLKPEVLEGTDLIVVRELTGGIYFGEKFRRESPQGEEAVDTCAYNVTEVERIVRQSFEIAQKRRKKLASVDKANVLETSRLWREVVNRVAVDYPDVELEHVLVDNCAMQLLRRPSSFDVIVTENMFGDILSDEAAMLTGSIGMLSSASLGEGSFGLYEPVHGSAPDIAGQGLANPIATILSVALMFRLTFGYEKAADAIEKAVAEVLDAGHRTADIAVEKSQAISTTQMGDLIAAAIR; from the coding sequence ATGGCAGACGTTAAAAAGATTGCGGTAATAGCGGGAGATGGAATTGGACCGGAAGTGGTCGCAGAGGCAGAGAAAATTTTGAAACGTACGGAAGAAGTGTTCGGCCTTTCATTTGAAACAGAGCATGCGCTGTTCGGCGGGATTGCGATTGATAAGAAGGGCACACCATTGCCGGAAGAAACACTGGCAGTATGTCAATCTGCAGATGCCGTTCTGCTGGGAGCGGTAGGAGGACCACAATGGGACAACAATCCAAAGGAGCTTCGTCCTGAAACTGGACTGCTGGGCATTCGTAAAGAGCTCGGTCTGTTTTCGAATCTTCGTCCTGCTGTCGTCTTTGACTGTCTCAAGGACGCATCTACATTGAAACCGGAAGTGTTGGAAGGAACGGACCTGATCGTGGTGCGCGAACTGACGGGCGGCATTTATTTCGGTGAGAAGTTCAGACGAGAAAGTCCTCAGGGTGAGGAAGCAGTCGATACTTGTGCATATAATGTAACAGAAGTAGAGCGTATAGTGCGCCAATCTTTCGAAATTGCACAAAAACGTCGCAAGAAACTTGCATCGGTGGATAAGGCTAATGTACTGGAAACCTCCCGTTTATGGCGTGAAGTCGTTAACCGGGTTGCTGTAGACTACCCGGATGTCGAGCTGGAGCATGTATTGGTTGATAACTGCGCCATGCAATTGCTGCGTCGTCCATCTAGCTTTGACGTCATCGTGACGGAAAATATGTTTGGTGACATTCTCAGTGATGAAGCGGCTATGCTGACCGGATCCATCGGCATGCTCTCCTCCGCATCACTTGGAGAAGGCAGCTTCGGCCTATACGAGCCGGTACATGGCTCGGCGCCTGACATTGCAGGTCAAGGGCTGGCGAATCCCATCGCAACGATTTTGTCCGTTGCTTTGATGTTCCGTCTCACCTTCGGGTACGAGAAGGCAGCTGATGCCATTGAGAAAGCGGTAGCTGAGGTATTGGATGCAGGGCACCGTACGGCGGATATTGCGGTGGAAAAATCTCAAGCGATCTCGACAACTCAAATGGGCGATCTGATCGCAGCAGCTATTCGTTAA
- a CDS encoding EAL domain-containing protein codes for MSIRLEVKKTIGIGIASIVLFVLVQLFHVTLNKIYSHNVFFLLYPIVGFSCAAICFSIFYQSWSVLLEQLSLQRLFIAPTFLVAGLLYLVHIVSFSFVSLTDFALSPGISLWLLFVNRAVTSVLLLCVCFLPFSKTKSEYKTVALWAGIGCTLLILGVIKTFGADLPDLRIRYEIGNLGWTLNLAVMLLLVLTFIFGVRKYRKARPAELGILLMVRGIGLCVVSQLFYLFSEQMSDINHLLGLLTNAVAFYNMLSGLVRLMILVPYREKQAAESEFNHIAYNDDITGLPNRRRLSQRLDKILRKSLKSDETVALLVLNIDRFKAINDSLGHMAGNYLLYAVGERLGHFSHEGEAVFSMGGDEFAFLLTGYEDTDAMRNRIDDMVKLFDQPFDINGESYHVMVSVGIALYPLDANQSEQLIQQADTAVHSAKEQGVNFQRYASAMQMRAHERLQLENDLRRALENEEFSLVYQPRVHLQSGELTSLEALVRWNHPHRGMVMPGDFIPVAEESGLIVPLGEWVLREACLQNKQWQELGYPPIPISVNLSMRQFQQKKLVDVIRGILTYTELEARYLELEITESMTFDKDRAFEQLKKIKAIGVAISIDDFGTGYSSLHYLKNLPIDRLKIDRSFVNEVLVDSKNAAIVSTIASMAHHLKLKVTAEGVENEEQLHFLQAQDCHEGQGYYFSRPIPAEVFEKLFLRKPMNWLAQDSM; via the coding sequence ATGAGTATACGGCTGGAAGTAAAAAAAACGATAGGTATCGGCATTGCTTCGATAGTTTTGTTTGTCTTGGTTCAGTTATTTCACGTAACTTTGAATAAGATATACTCCCATAATGTTTTTTTCTTGTTATATCCGATTGTAGGATTTTCCTGTGCTGCGATTTGTTTTTCTATTTTTTATCAGTCCTGGTCCGTTTTACTGGAACAGTTATCCTTGCAGAGACTTTTTATTGCCCCGACGTTTTTGGTGGCTGGTCTGCTTTACCTTGTTCATATTGTTTCGTTTAGTTTCGTAAGCCTGACGGACTTTGCTTTGTCTCCGGGCATTTCGTTATGGCTGCTATTTGTAAATCGTGCCGTTACTTCTGTCTTGCTCTTATGTGTTTGTTTCCTCCCGTTTAGCAAGACGAAGTCTGAATACAAGACAGTGGCTTTGTGGGCAGGGATAGGCTGCACTTTGCTGATTCTAGGAGTTATTAAGACATTTGGTGCAGACTTACCGGATCTACGTATACGATACGAAATAGGCAACCTGGGCTGGACATTAAATCTGGCTGTCATGTTACTGCTTGTGCTCACTTTTATTTTCGGGGTACGAAAATATCGGAAAGCCCGCCCGGCGGAGTTGGGCATATTGCTTATGGTTCGTGGGATTGGGCTGTGTGTTGTGAGTCAGTTGTTCTATTTATTTTCTGAGCAAATGAGCGATATTAATCACCTTTTGGGACTTTTGACCAACGCGGTAGCATTTTATAATATGTTGAGCGGGCTGGTTCGGTTGATGATTCTGGTTCCTTATCGTGAAAAGCAGGCAGCAGAATCTGAGTTTAATCACATTGCCTATAATGATGATATAACAGGACTCCCCAATCGTCGTCGCCTTTCCCAACGCTTAGATAAAATATTGCGCAAATCATTGAAATCGGATGAGACAGTAGCGCTTTTAGTGCTAAATATTGATCGTTTCAAGGCGATTAATGATTCGCTTGGACATATGGCAGGGAATTATTTGCTGTATGCGGTAGGCGAACGCTTGGGGCATTTTAGCCATGAAGGGGAAGCTGTCTTTAGCATGGGCGGAGATGAATTTGCCTTTCTTCTAACGGGATACGAAGATACAGATGCTATGAGAAATCGTATTGATGATATGGTGAAGCTGTTCGATCAGCCTTTCGATATTAATGGCGAATCCTATCATGTGATGGTGAGTGTTGGTATAGCTTTATACCCGTTGGATGCGAATCAGAGCGAACAGCTTATTCAGCAGGCGGATACGGCTGTCCATAGTGCCAAAGAGCAGGGAGTGAATTTTCAGCGGTATGCTAGCGCGATGCAGATGCGAGCGCATGAAAGACTCCAGCTGGAAAATGATCTGCGGCGAGCGCTTGAAAATGAGGAATTTTCATTGGTATATCAACCACGTGTCCACCTGCAAAGTGGCGAGCTAACGAGTTTGGAGGCGCTGGTGCGGTGGAATCATCCTCATCGTGGGATGGTGATGCCGGGCGATTTTATTCCGGTGGCTGAAGAAAGTGGTTTAATTGTGCCCTTGGGGGAATGGGTGTTAAGGGAGGCCTGTCTGCAAAATAAGCAATGGCAGGAGCTCGGGTACCCACCCATCCCAATTTCGGTCAATTTATCCATGCGCCAATTTCAGCAAAAAAAGCTGGTGGATGTCATTCGGGGCATTTTGACCTATACGGAACTTGAAGCACGCTATCTAGAGCTTGAGATTACCGAAAGTATGACCTTTGATAAGGATCGGGCCTTTGAACAGTTGAAAAAAATAAAGGCTATTGGTGTCGCAATCAGTATTGATGATTTTGGAACTGGCTATAGCTCATTGCATTATTTGAAGAATCTCCCGATTGATCGTCTAAAAATTGACCGTTCCTTTGTAAATGAGGTACTGGTCGACAGCAAAAATGCGGCAATTGTATCTACTATTGCCTCCATGGCTCACCATTTGAAGCTGAAGGTTACGGCTGAGGGAGTGGAAAATGAGGAGCAGCTTCATTTTTTGCAGGCACAGGATTGTCATGAGGGTCAGGGATATTACTTTAGTCGCCCCATTCCGGCAGAAGTCTTTGAAAAATTGTTTTTACGTAAACCTATGAATTGGCTGGCTCAGGATAGTATGTAG
- a CDS encoding polysaccharide lyase family 1 protein, with amino-acid sequence MLFTFSASSTFAAADFPNTSTNGMTGFAGQAKSENGAAKPATTGGKGGQVIYINNLNDLKNQLGDSTPKILVIEKNISASSKTVVNIGSNKSLIGSYAQHKLVNIHLKTTNNSGNVIFQNLTFEHSANINGNDDIQLYLTAGTNYWIDHVTFAGHSYNANGSDLDKLLYIGQSADYVTISNSKFANHKYGLILGYPDDGNKNYDGMPHITIANNYFENLLVRGPGLMRYGYFHVKNNYINNFQLAYTIATNARIYSEYNYFGKGSEKGGILDDKANGEFKDVGSFPAINNQKSRVTSWNPSKNYSYQVQTPEYTKEFVTKYAGSSNTTLVFGK; translated from the coding sequence ATGCTGTTTACTTTTTCTGCAAGTTCTACGTTCGCCGCTGCTGATTTTCCAAATACGTCGACGAATGGAATGACTGGTTTTGCCGGACAGGCTAAAAGTGAAAATGGAGCTGCAAAGCCTGCCACAACGGGGGGAAAAGGCGGTCAGGTCATTTATATCAATAATCTAAACGATTTGAAAAACCAGTTAGGGGATTCAACTCCTAAAATTCTGGTAATCGAAAAAAATATTTCTGCCTCCTCTAAAACCGTGGTCAACATTGGTTCCAACAAATCACTCATTGGTTCTTACGCGCAACACAAGCTGGTTAACATTCATTTGAAAACAACAAATAATTCGGGAAATGTGATCTTTCAAAATTTAACTTTTGAGCACAGTGCCAACATTAACGGTAACGATGACATTCAACTTTATCTCACTGCAGGTACAAATTATTGGATTGATCATGTTACATTTGCAGGTCACAGTTATAATGCGAATGGCTCGGATCTGGACAAACTTTTGTACATAGGCCAATCGGCTGATTATGTAACCATTAGTAACTCCAAATTTGCTAATCATAAATATGGTCTCATTTTGGGATACCCTGATGATGGCAATAAAAATTATGATGGCATGCCCCATATCACGATCGCCAATAATTACTTTGAAAACTTACTTGTACGTGGCCCAGGGCTTATGAGATATGGATATTTTCATGTTAAAAATAATTATATTAATAATTTCCAGCTTGCTTACACCATTGCTACGAATGCAAGAATCTATTCTGAGTACAACTACTTTGGAAAAGGTAGTGAAAAGGGCGGTATTCTTGATGATAAAGCCAATGGCGAGTTTAAAGATGTGGGGAGTTTTCCCGCCATCAACAACCAAAAATCGCGTGTAACCAGCTGGAATCCAAGCAAAAACTATAGCTATCAGGTTCAGACTCCTGAATATACTAAAGAGTTTGTAACGAAATATGCAGGTTCGTCCAATACAACTTTGGTATTTGGAAAATAA
- a CDS encoding peroxiredoxin, with the protein MAERLVGRPAPDFALETVTGDGQEFGSVKLSDYRGKWLVFFFYPLDFTFVCPTEITALSDAADQFKELDTEILGISVDSVHSHKAWINTAKENNGLGKLNFPLASDITKKTASDYGVLIEEEGVALRGLFIIDPEGELKYQVVNHNDVGRSVEETLRVLQALQSGGLCPMNWKPGDQNL; encoded by the coding sequence ATGGCAGAAAGATTGGTAGGAAGACCCGCCCCTGATTTTGCATTGGAAACAGTGACTGGAGACGGTCAAGAATTTGGTTCGGTGAAGCTTTCCGATTACCGTGGCAAGTGGCTCGTATTTTTCTTCTATCCACTGGATTTCACTTTTGTGTGCCCTACGGAAATTACAGCGTTGAGCGATGCTGCTGACCAATTCAAAGAGCTGGATACTGAAATTCTGGGTATCAGTGTAGACTCCGTGCACAGCCACAAAGCATGGATCAACACAGCTAAAGAAAACAATGGTCTGGGCAAACTGAACTTCCCATTGGCTTCTGACATCACGAAGAAAACAGCAAGCGATTATGGCGTTCTGATCGAAGAAGAAGGCGTTGCATTGCGCGGCTTGTTCATCATTGATCCAGAAGGCGAATTGAAATATCAAGTGGTTAACCACAACGACGTAGGCCGCAGTGTGGAAGAAACTTTGCGTGTACTGCAAGCTTTGCAATCCGGTGGCTTGTGCCCAATGAACTGGAAACCAGGCGATCAAAATCTGTAA
- a CDS encoding ATP-binding protein → MISEFQEALLDTVGACPSTQIANNKYENVLENLDSGIMLFDSDGVLTFINVQMAKLLELPRSSLAGRNLMQILHHPELSRFKKKKIMRIYKETIFHRKRYHELIDEYGRHWLITVTYGDQMDGDFLFSVKDVSDYKQIEQTAYQNDKLAMLGRISASIAHEIRNPLTAIRGFIQLLRPHLVELGRDEYARIILTEIDRANDIIYEFLNSSKPSAPQKTAVSVMGLLKEVVMLTESEALMKGCQIALDENDELMKVSIDVKQIKQVILNMIKNAMDAIESISGEREGFIDIHTVLEGNYVHICIEDNGLGMDHNTLARLFDPFFTTKESGTGLGLAVSYRIIKNHGGFIHVDSKHGSGTQFKITLPVV, encoded by the coding sequence ATGATCAGTGAATTCCAAGAAGCCTTGCTTGATACCGTGGGAGCTTGTCCTTCCACACAGATCGCCAATAACAAGTATGAAAATGTGCTGGAGAACCTGGATAGTGGTATCATGCTGTTTGACAGTGACGGGGTACTGACCTTTATTAACGTGCAAATGGCGAAATTGCTGGAGCTACCACGGAGTTCGCTAGCAGGTCGCAATTTGATGCAAATTTTGCATCATCCTGAGTTAAGTCGGTTTAAGAAGAAGAAAATCATGCGGATTTATAAAGAAACTATCTTTCATAGAAAGCGCTATCACGAGTTGATTGATGAGTATGGTCGGCATTGGTTGATAACAGTGACCTATGGTGATCAGATGGATGGGGATTTTTTGTTTAGCGTCAAGGATGTGTCGGATTATAAGCAGATTGAGCAGACGGCGTATCAAAACGATAAGCTGGCGATGCTGGGACGCATCTCTGCCTCTATCGCCCATGAAATCCGTAACCCGCTTACCGCAATTCGGGGCTTTATTCAATTGCTTCGGCCACATTTGGTGGAGTTGGGCAGGGACGAGTATGCCCGCATTATATTAACAGAGATTGATCGTGCGAACGACATTATTTATGAGTTCTTAAATTCGTCCAAGCCTTCGGCTCCGCAAAAAACAGCTGTATCTGTGATGGGCTTGCTGAAAGAGGTAGTGATGCTGACAGAAAGCGAAGCATTAATGAAGGGTTGCCAGATTGCATTGGACGAAAATGATGAGCTCATGAAGGTTTCCATTGATGTGAAGCAGATTAAGCAGGTTATCCTCAATATGATTAAAAATGCGATGGATGCCATTGAAAGCATCAGTGGGGAACGAGAGGGCTTCATCGATATCCATACAGTGCTTGAGGGTAATTATGTCCACATTTGTATTGAAGATAACGGATTAGGTATGGATCACAATACATTGGCGCGTTTATTTGATCCTTTTTTTACAACAAAAGAAAGTGGAACCGGATTGGGATTGGCTGTGAGCTATCGAATTATCAAAAATCACGGAGGCTTCATACATGTAGACAGTAAACATGGAAGTGGCACACAATTCAAAATCACGCTTCCTGTAGTTTAA